AAACTATGTTTGTCGTTTATGCAACAAAAGCTATTTTACCAAAGCCGATGTTCTGGATTGTTACGAAAGTCACCAGGGGCAGGATTCTAAAAAAGAGAAGCAGGCTGGTATCAAGCTACCTTCAACGAATCCGGACTCGACCGATGATTTTGCAAGAGAACGAGCACTCAAGCTTGGCAATGTCAGTGACAAAGATAAATTTATGCGAGATGGCGCTAAATATATCTGTAAGGCCTGTGGCAAAGGCTACTTCACAAAGATGGAAGTGATCAAGTGCTTTGATAAACATCTCGGTCAAGCTGATGAAGGTGAGACAGATGATACCAAAGAGGACGAAGCGGGGCCGCAGCTAGCAGCAGACGCACACTTGCCAGATAAGAAGAAATTTAGCCGTGATGGGGCGAAGTATGTTTGCAAAAAATGCAACCGAAAGTACTATACTAGGATTGAAGTGGTGGAATGCTTCAATTACAACTGCCCTGAAGTTTTACCTTCGCAAAGAGGGTAACAACTAGTAATAACATAAAGGTTAAGCTATGCCGAAGCCTCCTGTAGCAAAGATCAAAGATCATTGGATCGAAACCCATAACGACAAGCGGCGCGACCCCTATTATTGGATGCACGATGCCAAAAACCCCGAGGTCATCAAGTATTTAGAAGACGAAAATGCATTCCTAGAAGAAAGCATGAAGCATACCGAAGAGCTTCAAAATACCATATTCGAGGAACTCAAAGGACGAATCAAAGAGACTGATTCGAGTTCACCGATGAAGGATGGTAACTACTGGTATTTCTATCGCTATGAGGAAGGGCAGCAGTATCCTATTTACTGCCGAAATGTAGGGGCGGCTGATGGTCCCGAGGAAATCTTGATCGATCAAAACCAATTGGCGAAGGGTCGATCCTTTTGCGATTTCAGTTTTGTTACCAATAGCCCCGATCACAAATACCTTGCCTATGGTGTCGATTTTGTGGGGCAGGAAGCTTATGAGATCTATATTAAAGATCTTGAAACAGGAAATGTTTTTGAACTTGGCATCGACTCTGCCTCCAGTTCTTTCGAATGGCTGTCTGATTCTCAATCCTTTCTCTTTACAGCACTAGACGATAAGATGCGGCCTGTTTTCGTTTACAAAGGAAAAGTAGGCGAACGTTTCAACAAGAATAATTTAGTATATGAAGAGCAAGACGCAGGGTTTTTTGTTTGGCTTGATGAGTCTGAGGATAAGCAATACAAGTTTATCTGTCTCCATGGCAATAACTCTTCAGAAGTACTCTTTGCACCTAATACGGCACAAGATATAACATTTACCTTGTTTCAAGCCAGGGAGCCAGACCATGAATATGAAGTTACTCATAACGAAGGGCAATTTCTTGTTTTGTCAAATTGGAAAGCAGAAAACTATGCTCTCTACGCCTGTACAAATAAAGATACGAAGCGAGATACTTGGCATCTATGGCGTCCTTACGAGCCAGCTATCCTAACGGAATCAATTACGATCTACGACAAGTACATTGTTATTCAGGAAAAGGAAAGAGCATTACCTCGTATTAGAATCATTGAGAAGGAGAGTGAAGAGGAGTTCTTTATTGATTATGGCTTAGAGCCATGTGAGCTTGAAACCATATCTCCAAGAGAGTATCAAAGCGATACGTTACGCTATGTTCATTCATCCATGTCGTCGCCAGCCTGCACCTATGATTACAATATGAAAGAACAGTCCAAACGGTTGGTGAAGATTCAGGAGATCCCTGATCCAAACTTTGATCCCAGTCATTATAAGACTGAACGTATCTATTTTGAAGCCAGCGATGGAACCGCAATTCCGGTATCATTGCTATATCGTAAGGGCTTAAAGCTTGATGGCTCTCATCGACTTTATCTTTATGGCTATGGATCTTATGGTTCAAGCATGGAACCCAGCTTCTCGTCGTCGCGATTTAGCTATGTGGATCGTGGAATCGTCTATGCCATTGCTCATGTCCGAGGGGGAATGGAGCTGGGACGCAAGTGGTATCTGGATGGCAAACTTCTAAGTAAGAAAGCTAGTTTTTCAGATTTTATTGCTGTTGCTGAAGGCTTGATTGAGAAAGGTTATACCGCTGCGGGTAAACTTATTGCAAAGGGAGGTTCCGCTGGTGGACTGCTAATCGGTGCGGTTGCCAATCAGAGGCCCGATCTATTCGGTGCGATGATCGCAGAGGTGCCATTCGTAGATGTACTCACCACTATGTTAGATGACTCCCTACCTCTCACAACCATTGAGTACAATGAATGGGGCAACCCCCAAGAGTCCGAATACTACCAGTATATCAAGTCTTATAGCCCCTACGACAATGTTAAGCAACAAGCCTACCCAGCGATGCTTGTGATTTCGGGTTTGCACGATATTCGAGTGACTTATTGGGAGCCTACTAAATGGGTGGCTAAGTTGCGATCTTACAATACCAGTAGCAATAGGATCTTTTTGAAAACCCACATGGAGGCAGGGCATGGGGGAGCGTCTGGTCGATATGACTATTGGAAAGACTATGCTCTTGAAGTGGTTTTTGTCTTGGAGAATATCAAATAGTTAGCTAAGGCATCGCAAGGATGCCTTACAAGTCCATTTTATTTAACGATGTCTAGCTGTGAAACGAAAAGTATTTTATCGAAGGTACGGTTGAGTGTTTTGCTTTTGAAGTCTGTCATCGGAAAAGACTTCATGAGTACGACCTGGTCACCTTCCTTTAAATCCATCACGCTTGTCGCTGCCCAGACCAATTCTCCCTTCTGAGAAAATTGAAAGTATGTGTAGCCGCTTACGTTCATCGTCTTGACAACCTTGCCTTTGGGATAGGTGTCTGTGTTATGCCCGACAGCCTGGTTGCTTAGCATTCGGGTGGTATCGAACCCTTGTTTGTTTTGGGGGTTCTCGGCCCAAAGCGCCTGGGAAAGAAGCCCGCCCAATGTGATAGCGATAAATTTTTGCATCCTAGAACCTCCAGTTTGAACCTCAAACCTAGTCCATTACTGCACATTTCGCAACGAATCAATTGTTGTCGGAAGCAACCCCATCATTCTGTCAGTGAATGAATTTATTAAGATATATCGAATTGATTTTTTGAGCAAAACTGGGCCAAGCTGACTACAAACGCCCAATGTCAACGTTCAGATACGGAGGAACCGCAAGTTACGGGGATGTAATAACGACGAATTCTATGGAAGGAGCAATGCCAATGCGATCTACCGCATTATGGTTATCATCTGCTATTGTCTATTTGGCAATCTCTGCGTGTGGCAGGGAAGAGCAGGCCAGTTCGGAACTGGATTGGTGGTGGCCAGAAAAAACCTACGAAACAACATCTAATCTTTATCTTGAAACCTTCGACGGCACCCAATTGGTGAGTCAGATTCATGAACCCAAGGAAAAGTTCTTTCCTGGGGATCGGCCGGCCTTGATTTTTGCCAACTCTTGGACACTAAATGAGTACGAATACAT
The sequence above is a segment of the Pseudobacteriovorax antillogorgiicola genome. Coding sequences within it:
- a CDS encoding S9 family peptidase, with translation MPKPPVAKIKDHWIETHNDKRRDPYYWMHDAKNPEVIKYLEDENAFLEESMKHTEELQNTIFEELKGRIKETDSSSPMKDGNYWYFYRYEEGQQYPIYCRNVGAADGPEEILIDQNQLAKGRSFCDFSFVTNSPDHKYLAYGVDFVGQEAYEIYIKDLETGNVFELGIDSASSSFEWLSDSQSFLFTALDDKMRPVFVYKGKVGERFNKNNLVYEEQDAGFFVWLDESEDKQYKFICLHGNNSSEVLFAPNTAQDITFTLFQAREPDHEYEVTHNEGQFLVLSNWKAENYALYACTNKDTKRDTWHLWRPYEPAILTESITIYDKYIVIQEKERALPRIRIIEKESEEEFFIDYGLEPCELETISPREYQSDTLRYVHSSMSSPACTYDYNMKEQSKRLVKIQEIPDPNFDPSHYKTERIYFEASDGTAIPVSLLYRKGLKLDGSHRLYLYGYGSYGSSMEPSFSSSRFSYVDRGIVYAIAHVRGGMELGRKWYLDGKLLSKKASFSDFIAVAEGLIEKGYTAAGKLIAKGGSAGGLLIGAVANQRPDLFGAMIAEVPFVDVLTTMLDDSLPLTTIEYNEWGNPQESEYYQYIKSYSPYDNVKQQAYPAMLVISGLHDIRVTYWEPTKWVAKLRSYNTSSNRIFLKTHMEAGHGGASGRYDYWKDYALEVVFVLENIK